Below is a genomic region from Persicimonas caeni.
CCCCCGACTCGGCGACGGTGCGCTCCTCGTCGGAGATCACCGGCGACTTACCCAGCGGGTGGACCTTGCGCAGGCTGTCGGGCGCGAGCTTGGTCTTCGGGTCGCGCTTGTACTCCTCGATGGCGTAGTCGACCTCGAGTTCTTCGAGGAGCCAGAGGATGCGGTGCGACCGAGAGTTTTCGAGGTGGTGGACGGTAATCATATCGATGGCGTCGTCGTGTGAGGGTGGATGGCAGGTACGGCACGCTGTCTTGGATGCATATCACCGCCCCGCCGTAACGACCAACCGTCGCGGCGCCCCATATTCGGTGCGAGTGCTTCCAGCTCTCGCAGGCGAGGGCAAGATGCCCCCGCACCGAACACTTCGCGCGCTTTCGGTGCGAGTGCTTCCAGCTCTCGCTGGCGAGGGCAAGATGCCCCCGCACCGAACACTTCGCGCGCTTTCGGTGCGAGTGCTTCCAGCTCTCGCTGGCGAGGGCAAGATGCCCCCGCACCGAACACTTCGCGCGAAAGTCTTCCGTGAATTCACTTACGGGCGCGCAGTTTGCGGGGTGACGCAGTGGAGCCCGTCGGCTCCGATATGGTCGCCCTCGAGGCGAGAGAGGATGCGCACCGGCCCCATAAAGACCTCCAGGTGGTCGACGCCCTCGTCCAGCGACCGCTGGATGTCGTCCTCGTAGCGCCACGTCCCGTGGTACATCCCCAATTTGAGCATCGCGCCGTAGGGGTGGTCCTTGTTCTCCGGGTTCTCGAAGGTGTTCCCGCCGGCGCTGCTATAGTACTTCTGGCCGTTGATCCAAAACTCGGTCAGCCCCTCGCCGCCGCTCTCGGTGTCCCAGACGGTGTGCAGCACGAAGTCGTACCACTGGCCGGCCTCGGGTTTGACGTCGGTGATGGCGACCTCCCCGTCCATGCCGTCATCGGGAAAGAGGCGGTGCAAGACGAACTCGTCGCAGTCGCCCCCGGCGCAGCGCCCCTGCGGGTAGTCCGGATACTCCCTCGGGTTCCACACCCGCAGGTCGAGCGGGGCGGCGCCGTGGCCCACGTGGGCCTGCATGAACTTGGTGCTGGCGGTGTCTCCGGCCACGAAATCGGGCGGATAATAATACGACCAACTGATCCACTCCTCGCTTTTGAGCGGCTTGTCCGGCGCCCACGAGACGGTGTCGCCGGTGTGAAACTCGTACGACTCGTAGATCTCGGCGCGCAGGTTGCCCGCGTGGGAGGTCGAGTCGGGCGGCGACGGATTGCGCGGGTCGATGTAGAACCGCAGGCTCTTGGTGCCCGGCTCGCGCAGCCGGTCCTCGGCGCTCACCACCGAAATCGACTCCGGGTCGTGCTCGATATTCGTGCCCCAATGATGGTCGGAGAAGTAACTCCCCTCGATGACCCCGTCGTCCAGGTCCGTCCAGTCGTACACCCGCAAGCCGCGGCAATCCGGCGGGTCACTCGCGTCGGGCTCCTCACAGCCGGGCCCGCCGTCGACGCAGTCGGAGACGTCGGCCTGGGCACACCCGTCGCCTTCACACCCCGTGTCGACGGCCGTGTCGGACACGTCCTGCGCCGCCGCATCTTGCGGGGCGACGTCGCCCCCCGAGTCCTCGGCGACATCCGACACATCCGCGCCGGCTGCATCGAGGCCGCCCTCGCGCGCCTCGTCTGCGTCGCACGACATCGCGCCTCCGGCCAACAAGCCCAACCCCAAACACACCATCGACACCTGCCGACGAACACGTTGCGAACCAAAAACAGACATATGCAATCCTCCCAAATCAAAGCCATTCGAAGTTCGTGCAGCATAGCGCGAAGGCGCGAAGGCGTGAAGGTTGATACAACGCGCCTCCGCGGCAACAATTCGAGAGACGCGGTTCTGTAACCTAGGAGGTATCCCGTGAACAAAATCCTTCTCATCATTGTCACCATCTTGCTGCCCCCGCTCGGGGTCTTCCTCAAGGTCGGGCTGGGCAATCACTTTTGGCTCAATCTGATCCTGACCATCCTCGGCTACATCCCCGGGATTATTCATGGCCTCTGGATCGTCGCGCTCGACGGCGCGCGGCCTGCATCCGCGACGAGCTAAGTAACTGCACGGAGATCTGTCCTCAATCGGTGCGAGTGCTTCCAGCTCTCGCTTACGAGGGCAAGATGCCCACGCACCGAACCCTCAATCGGTGCGTGGGCTTCCAGCTCTCGCTTACGAGGGCAAGATGCCCACGCACCGAACCCTCTATCGGTGCGAGTGCTTCCAGCTTTCGCTTACGAGGGCAAGATGCCCACGCACCGAACCCTCTATCGGTGCGAGTGCTTCCAGCTCTCGCTTACGAGGGCAAGATGCCCTCCCACCGAACAAAGTGCCCCTGCCCCGGGCTTCGCCGGGGACCCCCCTTCCCTTACAATGGCCACCTCGAGTGCACCCCATCTGCACGAAATGATCATCTCGCGCGAACGCTGACGCCATACTCGGCGCGTAGCTTCGACATGTTGCTTTCAATGCTTTCAATGAATGTTGGAGACCAGATCCGATGCACACACCACGGACAAACGACCACGCCGAGCCTCGGCCGATGAGAGGCGACGGGATGCGCAGCCGCGCGCTGTCCACCGCCCTCTTCGCCATCTGCGTCGCCGTCGTTGTGAGCCTGGGCGCAGCGGGATGCAAGTCGTCGCCGCCGCCGGCCAACGACGCGTCTGCGCAGGCGACGACCGACGACGAGCCTGCCGCGCCTCGAGCCCAATCGCCTACCCAGGCTGACTCCCCTGACAGCGGGACCCCGCAGCCGACGCACGACTTCGAGATCACCGAACTCGCCGTGCTCGGCCCGGGCACGGACCACACGAGGATGCTGATCGCCAAGGTCTTCGAGCGCGTGGGCGACCGTCTGTTCTTCCAGCGCGTGGGCGAGCCCAACGTCGAGATCTGGACCACCGACGGCTCCCCCGAGGGCACCCGCAGCCTCCAGGACCTTCGGCCCCCCGAGACACGGCGGTTCGGCGACATCCACGTCACTCGGGTGCTCGGCGACAAGTTCATCTTCGAGGAGTCGCAGGGCAACGTGCCCGACGAATACGCCGTCTGGATGACCGACGGCACCCGCCAGGGCACCAAACTCCTCGCCGTGCTCGAGGACCCTTATGAGATGCGCAACCCCCATCCCCCGTCCCGCCACTTTGTCGAAAGCCGCGGCCTTGTCTTCTTTGTCGGCCGCGATGATGCGCACGGCGTCGAGCTTCGCGTCGTCGACAACCCGGGAGACGGCGAGCACCGCGTGCTCGACCTGGCGAAGGGTTGGAGGAGCAGCTCCCCGACCGAGGTCGAGGCGCTGGGCGACCGGGTCTTCTTCGTGAACGGCGAGGCGGGCGCGCCGAACGGCCGGGAGCCCTGGTCGACCGACGGCACCGACCAGGGAACCTTCATCCTGGCCGACATCGCCCCCGGCAAGTCGAGCTCCCTGGTCGAGGTCCTCGCCAACCTCGACGGCGTCGCCGTCTTCACCGCGGTCGGCAAAGGCGGCGCTCGGCAACTGTGGCGCACCGACGGCACCAAGCAGGGAACCTCCCTGCTCCACGCCTTCTCCGACCCCGACGTGTCGGTCGGCTCGCAGTCCTATCAACTCCGGATCGTCGACCAGAAGGTCTACTTCAAGGTGAACACCCCAGACGGCGCGCAGTTCTGGGCCTCCGACGGCTCCAAAGCGGGCACGGGCCCGGTCGATTCACTCCCTCCCGTCGAGAAGCCTGCCGACACCCTCTCGGACGACATGCTCGCTGCCTTGTGCCCCGGCGACTGCGCCGTCGACGTCAAACGCACCCAACGCATCGGCGACCGCCTCTTCGTCGACGCCGTAGTCGGCCCCGACGACAAGCGCGTGCGCAAGCTGTGGGTGATTCACTAGACGCTCCGGTGTTCGAAGCTGACAAACACCCGCCGATGGGTCAAAATGACCCGCCACTTCGTTGTCCTTGCCGTAAAGCCCGCGCTGTGAACTTTCCCTGGCATTCGCTCCATTCGATCATCGGCGGCCTCTCCGCCATCGACGTACCCCAATTGGACGTCGACGGCCGCGAGGGCGCCGTGGCGTTTTTGGCGTGTTACGGGTTCGACTGGGAGCTCGAGGCGCACCGCGACGAGGTCGAAAAGATCCGCCGGGAGGCGGTGGCGTTCATCGAAGGGGAGTTGCTCGACGCCGAGCGCGTGCCCGCCGAGATTCGCGAGCAGACCGACGTGCCCGAGCTGCTCGTGTGGGCGTCGTCCGAGCAGCCCTCCCCTCGCCGGCAGTGGACGTGCGCGCTGCTCCGGGTGATGCACACCGCGGCGCACTGCTCATCGTTCTTCAACGAGCGCTACGCCTCGCATATCCGCGAGCAAGTCTTGGCGCGCTTCGAGCCCCACCTGCACCTCGACGAGGAGGGCCTTCGGCTGGGCGACGACGACGAGGCGATCGCGCTGGTCGACTTCGAGATCAAGCCCGTCAAACCGGCGCGCTCGGTGCTCATGAAGCTGTTGCACAAGCCCGAGAACGTCGCCGCCGACGTCTTCGACCGCGTGGGCGTGCGCTTCGTGACCCGCGACC
It encodes:
- a CDS encoding heparin lyase I family protein, with the translated sequence MSCDADEAREGGLDAAGADVSDVAEDSGGDVAPQDAAAQDVSDTAVDTGCEGDGCAQADVSDCVDGGPGCEEPDASDPPDCRGLRVYDWTDLDDGVIEGSYFSDHHWGTNIEHDPESISVVSAEDRLREPGTKSLRFYIDPRNPSPPDSTSHAGNLRAEIYESYEFHTGDTVSWAPDKPLKSEEWISWSYYYPPDFVAGDTASTKFMQAHVGHGAAPLDLRVWNPREYPDYPQGRCAGGDCDEFVLHRLFPDDGMDGEVAITDVKPEAGQWYDFVLHTVWDTESGGEGLTEFWINGQKYYSSAGGNTFENPENKDHPYGAMLKLGMYHGTWRYEDDIQRSLDEGVDHLEVFMGPVRILSRLEGDHIGADGLHCVTPQTARP
- a CDS encoding YqaE/Pmp3 family membrane protein, coding for MNKILLIIVTILLPPLGVFLKVGLGNHFWLNLILTILGYIPGIIHGLWIVALDGARPASATS
- a CDS encoding TIGR04552 family protein encodes the protein MNFPWHSLHSIIGGLSAIDVPQLDVDGREGAVAFLACYGFDWELEAHRDEVEKIRREAVAFIEGELLDAERVPAEIREQTDVPELLVWASSEQPSPRRQWTCALLRVMHTAAHCSSFFNERYASHIREQVLARFEPHLHLDEEGLRLGDDDEAIALVDFEIKPVKPARSVLMKLLHKPENVAADVFDRVGVRFVTRDRLDALLVAHRLRQQNIVMFANVKPSRSRNTLIDLEWFQTELERLEAAGPELPADWRTARDELRRIAERAPAAGGTDERSHNPFSSSTYRAIQFTCRQMIRVPAPNEERGEVRFFFPFEVQILDEESHRQSRAGRASHARYKHRQREAVRRRVLGGLVDVL